One Glutamicibacter mishrai genomic window carries:
- a CDS encoding TM0106 family RecB-like putative nuclease — protein sequence MFFLEDQFIFSASDLAVSVDCNFQSLFLLDVKLGRRPAADNTRDEMLERTAILGDVHEHNVLDQLIETYGEYDPATGKGVKQFHDRPTMTPEGLRHAHEQTMHVLRSGADVIFQATFFDGSFIGFADFLVRQPDGSWAVWDTKLARHARVSALLQVAAYADQMMAEGIKVSSKTTLVLGDGTHSVHRVDEVLPVFRAQRARFLSMIQNHRESSQPVAWDSDQLRICGRCDYCAEQVQATRDVLLVAGMSMVQREKLRKRKVFTIEQLAALEAPAGTSLARMVDQAQMQLGLGRVDGEVQGVSFRVKSSQTISQLPAPDPGDIFFDFEGDPLYQERTDGSWGLEYLFGVIENDTGRPVFKPFWAHSRAEERQAFLDFISYVQQRRQQFPNMKIYHYAAYEKSALRKLSQVHIAGEEEVDTWLRENLLVDLYETVRNSLVVSTRSYSIKKLEPLYMGQHLRGGDVTDAGASVVAYAHYMQARDANDDATASEVLASIADYNEYDCLSTLRLRDWLLTLEDHQPQSLPAMPLQEEAKEEYEPTPEELRLQDYLANLPSGQPLSDDDRAIAMVAAATGYNRREKKQFWWEHFDRLSAPVDDWSDVRGVFSVDSAEILEDWHKPTERARTFTRLTKLNGTLAEGSLLSPGSSVFAMFNSPLPEGMEVDESLRGGAFNATVVEVGEGWIIIAEKSSAKIPPYGSVPMALTPDKPLMTKSIDDALSEIAQKVGSTVPVLPQQPGIDILRRISPRLKTLSAPAQPVVLDGQSQVYQAVVETLKDLDHSYLAVQGPPGTGKTFVASHVIRELINGGWKIGVVAQSHAVVENVLRKAIDAGVDPELVAKEVKHKDPVPWSGTSKDSITEVLASADGALIGGTAWTLTGSKVPAGSLDLLVIDEAGQFSLANTLAVSRAARNLLLLGDPQQLPQVTQGSHPQPVDESALGWLSAGEPVLPSELGYFLAASWRMHPELCAKVSALSYDHQLFSAPAAGQRSLEGTPAGVSTALVEHRGNTVSSVEEARAIAQLVREHLGLMWSPGPGKPQRALEPADILVVAAYNAQVNLVRDVLAAEGLEAAKVGTVDKFQGQEAPVVLMTMACSSADDASRGIEFLLNRNRINVAISRGQWKAIIVRSERLTDYLPSSPLALSQLGAFMAL from the coding sequence GACTCCGCCATGCTCACGAGCAAACCATGCATGTCTTGCGCAGCGGTGCGGATGTCATATTCCAAGCCACGTTCTTTGACGGTTCGTTCATTGGATTCGCTGATTTCCTGGTTCGCCAGCCCGATGGTTCATGGGCCGTCTGGGATACGAAGTTGGCCCGCCACGCGCGCGTCAGCGCCCTGCTCCAGGTCGCCGCATATGCGGATCAGATGATGGCTGAAGGCATCAAGGTATCCAGCAAGACCACGCTCGTCCTCGGTGATGGCACACATTCGGTCCATCGCGTCGACGAGGTGCTTCCTGTCTTCCGTGCACAGCGTGCTCGCTTCTTGTCGATGATCCAGAATCATCGCGAATCCTCGCAGCCGGTCGCTTGGGACTCGGACCAGCTGCGCATCTGCGGCCGTTGCGATTACTGCGCCGAGCAAGTCCAGGCAACCCGCGATGTCCTGCTCGTCGCCGGCATGTCCATGGTGCAACGTGAGAAGCTGCGCAAACGCAAGGTCTTCACCATCGAGCAACTGGCTGCTCTGGAAGCACCGGCTGGAACATCATTGGCTCGAATGGTCGACCAGGCGCAAATGCAGCTGGGGCTAGGGCGCGTTGACGGTGAAGTCCAAGGTGTGAGCTTCCGGGTCAAATCCAGCCAAACCATTTCGCAGCTTCCGGCACCAGACCCAGGCGATATCTTCTTCGACTTTGAGGGTGACCCGCTCTACCAAGAACGCACCGACGGTTCCTGGGGCCTGGAATACCTTTTCGGCGTCATTGAAAACGACACCGGACGGCCGGTGTTCAAGCCCTTCTGGGCACATAGCCGTGCAGAAGAACGCCAAGCATTCCTCGACTTCATCAGCTACGTTCAGCAACGGCGCCAGCAATTCCCGAACATGAAGATCTACCACTACGCCGCCTACGAAAAGAGCGCCCTGCGCAAGCTGTCGCAGGTGCACATTGCCGGAGAAGAAGAAGTTGATACCTGGCTGCGGGAAAACCTGCTGGTGGATCTCTATGAAACGGTGCGCAATTCATTAGTGGTCTCCACCCGTTCCTACTCGATCAAGAAACTTGAACCGCTGTACATGGGGCAGCATCTGAGGGGCGGTGACGTGACCGATGCCGGCGCCTCGGTAGTGGCCTACGCCCACTACATGCAGGCGCGCGATGCCAACGATGATGCCACAGCCAGCGAAGTACTAGCCTCGATTGCCGACTACAACGAATACGACTGCCTCTCCACGCTGCGTTTGCGCGACTGGCTGCTGACGCTGGAAGACCACCAGCCGCAGAGCCTTCCTGCCATGCCATTGCAGGAAGAAGCCAAAGAAGAATACGAGCCAACCCCAGAAGAACTGCGACTGCAGGATTACTTGGCAAATCTTCCGTCCGGACAGCCCCTCAGCGATGACGATCGCGCCATCGCCATGGTGGCCGCGGCCACCGGCTACAACCGCCGAGAGAAAAAACAGTTCTGGTGGGAGCACTTCGACCGTCTCTCGGCACCCGTTGATGATTGGAGCGACGTCCGAGGCGTATTCTCGGTCGACAGCGCCGAAATCCTCGAAGATTGGCACAAGCCCACCGAACGAGCACGAACCTTCACACGGCTGACCAAGCTCAATGGCACCTTGGCCGAAGGCTCGCTGCTCTCCCCCGGCTCATCGGTTTTCGCCATGTTCAACTCCCCGCTGCCCGAAGGCATGGAAGTCGACGAATCCCTGCGCGGCGGAGCATTTAATGCCACGGTCGTGGAAGTCGGCGAAGGGTGGATCATCATTGCTGAGAAGTCCAGCGCCAAGATCCCTCCCTACGGTTCGGTTCCCATGGCGCTCACCCCGGACAAGCCCTTGATGACCAAGAGCATCGACGATGCCTTGTCGGAAATCGCGCAAAAAGTCGGGTCAACGGTTCCCGTGCTGCCACAACAGCCTGGAATCGATATCTTGCGCCGCATCTCCCCGCGGCTCAAGACGCTTTCCGCCCCGGCCCAGCCGGTTGTTCTCGATGGCCAGTCTCAGGTCTATCAAGCAGTTGTCGAGACGTTGAAGGACCTTGACCACTCGTATCTTGCTGTCCAGGGTCCTCCCGGCACCGGAAAGACTTTCGTTGCTTCCCACGTGATCCGTGAACTGATCAATGGCGGTTGGAAAATCGGCGTTGTCGCGCAATCCCATGCAGTCGTCGAAAATGTTCTCCGCAAGGCAATCGACGCAGGGGTAGATCCCGAACTCGTCGCCAAAGAGGTCAAGCACAAGGACCCGGTGCCATGGTCCGGAACCTCTAAAGACTCCATCACCGAGGTTTTGGCTTCGGCCGACGGAGCGCTCATCGGCGGCACGGCGTGGACCCTCACCGGTTCCAAAGTCCCTGCAGGAAGCCTTGATTTGCTGGTCATCGACGAGGCGGGGCAGTTCTCGCTGGCCAATACCCTGGCCGTCTCCCGGGCTGCCCGAAATCTTCTGCTGCTTGGCGACCCGCAGCAGCTTCCCCAAGTAACCCAGGGATCCCACCCGCAGCCAGTCGACGAGTCCGCATTGGGCTGGCTCTCTGCAGGGGAACCCGTGCTGCCATCGGAACTGGGCTACTTCCTTGCGGCATCTTGGCGCATGCACCCCGAGTTGTGTGCCAAGGTCTCGGCCTTGAGCTACGACCACCAGCTGTTCTCAGCCCCGGCCGCAGGCCAGAGGTCATTGGAAGGCACGCCAGCGGGAGTGAGCACTGCGCTGGTCGAGCACCGGGGCAATACCGTCAGCTCGGTTGAAGAGGCCCGCGCGATTGCCCAGCTGGTTCGCGAGCATCTGGGACTGATGTGGAGCCCAGGGCCCGGCAAGCCGCAACGAGCCTTGGAACCGGCCGACATCTTGGTTGTTGCCGCCTATAACGCCCAAGTTAATCTGGTGCGCGATGTCCTGGCCGCAGAAGGCCTGGAAGCCGCCAAGGTTGGCACGGTCGATAAGTTCCAAGGCCAGGAAGCGCCCGTCGTGCTCATGACGATGGCCTGCTCCAGCGCAGATGACGCTTCGCGCGGCATTGAATTCCTCTTGAACCGGAACCGGATCAACGTTGCGATTTCCAGAGGCCAGTGGAAGGCGATTATCGTGCGCAGCGAGAGGCTCACTGACTATCTGCCTTCTTCACCTTTGGCGTTGTCGCAGCTGGGCGCCTTTATGGCTTTGTAG